The Terriglobales bacterium genome has a window encoding:
- a CDS encoding MATE family efflux transporter: MEAVGVVTPQPGLWHSIREAIRGSHQDYTSGSLNRAILLLAIPMVLEMVLESLFAVVDVFWVSRLGAEAVATVGLTESLITLIFAVAMGLSMATTAMVARRIGEKNPEEAAVAGVQAIILGLTASAIVGLPCLLFAPNLLRLMGASAEVVAIGSGYARIALGGSGVVLLLFLNNAIFRGAGDAAIAMRLLWVSNIINLVLDPCLIFGLGPFPRLGVTGAALATFTGRGIGVLYQFYRLLRGTERIRVLRHQIRLNIRVLLRLLRVSFTGILQFMIAHTSWIGLVRIVSTFGAAAIAGYTIAIRIIIFVILPSWGLSNAAATLVGQNLGAEKPERAESSVWRTGLYNMLFLGGVGVFFVLFADPLVRLFTHDPQVAPLATTCLRILSYGNIGYAYGMVMLQAFNGAGDTVTPTVVNLFGFWFLEVPLAYGLAIPAGLQSRGVYFSIVIAEAAIATAGVLLFRRGRWKRLRI, translated from the coding sequence ATGGAAGCAGTCGGCGTAGTCACGCCTCAACCGGGACTGTGGCACTCGATTCGTGAAGCGATCCGTGGGTCTCACCAGGACTACACCAGCGGAAGCCTGAACCGGGCGATTCTGCTGCTGGCGATTCCGATGGTGCTGGAGATGGTGCTGGAATCGCTGTTCGCCGTGGTGGACGTGTTCTGGGTCAGCCGTTTGGGAGCAGAAGCCGTAGCCACGGTGGGGTTGACCGAATCCCTGATCACGCTGATCTTCGCAGTGGCCATGGGCCTGAGCATGGCCACCACTGCGATGGTGGCCAGGCGGATCGGTGAGAAGAATCCGGAGGAAGCTGCGGTGGCCGGAGTGCAAGCAATCATCCTGGGCTTGACCGCGTCCGCAATCGTAGGCCTTCCCTGTTTACTCTTTGCGCCAAATCTCCTGCGGCTGATGGGGGCATCGGCGGAGGTGGTCGCGATTGGCAGCGGCTATGCCCGCATTGCCCTGGGCGGCAGCGGGGTCGTGCTTCTGCTGTTCCTGAACAATGCCATCTTCCGCGGAGCCGGCGATGCGGCCATTGCTATGAGGCTGTTGTGGGTTTCAAACATCATCAACCTGGTGCTCGATCCCTGCCTTATCTTCGGACTTGGTCCGTTTCCACGGCTGGGAGTGACTGGAGCAGCCCTGGCAACCTTCACCGGCAGGGGCATTGGGGTGCTCTATCAGTTCTATCGGCTGCTGCGGGGCACGGAGCGGATCCGCGTATTGCGCCACCAGATTCGGCTCAATATCCGTGTCTTGCTGCGGCTGCTGCGCGTGTCATTCACGGGCATTCTGCAGTTCATGATCGCGCACACCAGCTGGATCGGCCTGGTTCGCATCGTGAGCACGTTTGGGGCTGCTGCCATCGCCGGCTATACCATAGCGATTCGCATCATCATCTTCGTGATTCTGCCGTCCTGGGGGTTAAGCAATGCAGCCGCCACACTGGTTGGGCAGAATCTAGGGGCCGAGAAACCGGAGCGCGCGGAGAGTTCGGTGTGGCGCACTGGTCTCTACAATATGCTGTTCCTGGGAGGGGTCGGCGTCTTCTTTGTCCTGTTCGCCGACCCGCTGGTGCGGTTGTTTACGCATGATCCCCAGGTCGCACCGCTGGCTACCACCTGCCTGCGAATCCTGAGCTACGGGAACATTGGATATGCATACGGCATGGTGATGCTGCAGGCTTTTAACGGAGCGGGAGACACGGTTACTCCCACTGTGGTCAACCTGTTTGGCTTCTGGTTCCTGGAGGTCCCCCTGGCTTATGGGCTGGCCATTCCAGCCGGGCTTCAGTCCAGAGGAGTGTATTTTTCGATTGTGATCGCGGAAGCTGCGATCGCGACTGCGGGCGTTCTGTTATTCAGACGGGGACGCTGGAAGCGTCTGCGGATTTAA
- a CDS encoding VWA domain-containing protein, whose product MRFRAVLLGLTILLANTCWPQSAHLAAAPELHAAGLETGNERLSVDDSEPLAVFHSSVQEVNVVFTATNRHGKLKRNLRASDLTVLDDGKPPAAVHSFENETNLPLRVGLVMDVSGSIRGRFNFEQESAVSFFRQIVRPGIDQAFVVTFNSVPTLTQDFSDDPAVLERGVRTVNAGGGSAVYDAIDFAAAEKLMRCKSNQPVRRVIILLSDGEDNQSRATQAQVIEAATRAEVTVFAISSNYSNIKSRGDVLMEKLAEETGGRVFYPGKIEDVSHAFKMIEEELRSQYALSYKPADFVANGHFRPIQISARDDKNVIVRVRKGYFVPTD is encoded by the coding sequence TTGCGATTCAGGGCCGTACTCTTAGGGTTAACGATTCTCTTGGCCAATACGTGCTGGCCACAATCTGCACATCTGGCCGCGGCTCCAGAGTTGCACGCGGCAGGTCTGGAAACCGGGAACGAGCGCCTCTCGGTCGATGACTCCGAGCCATTGGCGGTCTTTCATTCCTCGGTGCAAGAGGTGAATGTCGTCTTCACGGCTACCAACCGCCATGGCAAGTTGAAAAGGAATCTGCGGGCCTCCGATCTCACCGTTTTGGACGATGGCAAGCCGCCGGCCGCAGTTCACAGCTTCGAGAACGAGACCAACCTGCCGCTGCGAGTTGGGCTGGTAATGGACGTCAGCGGCTCTATCCGGGGACGTTTCAACTTCGAACAGGAATCCGCTGTCAGCTTTTTCCGTCAGATTGTCCGGCCGGGAATCGACCAGGCATTTGTGGTCACCTTCAATTCCGTCCCCACGCTTACCCAGGACTTCAGCGATGACCCTGCGGTTCTGGAGCGAGGCGTCAGAACAGTCAATGCGGGCGGTGGTTCGGCCGTCTACGACGCAATCGACTTTGCCGCTGCCGAAAAACTCATGCGTTGCAAGTCGAACCAGCCGGTTCGCCGGGTGATCATCCTGCTCAGCGATGGCGAAGACAATCAGAGCCGGGCGACGCAGGCACAGGTCATTGAAGCCGCCACCCGCGCCGAGGTCACCGTGTTTGCCATCAGCTCAAACTACAGCAACATCAAAAGCCGTGGCGACGTGCTGATGGAAAAACTGGCGGAGGAGACGGGTGGACGGGTTTTCTATCCTGGCAAGATCGAGGATGTTTCCCACGCCTTCAAGATGATCGAGGAAGAGCTGCGCAGCCAATACGCGCTCTCCTACAAGCCGGCCGACTTCGTCGCCAACGGACACTTCCGGCCCATCCAGATTTCCGCGCGCGACGATAAGAACGTGATCGTGCGCGTGCGCAAAGGATATTTTGTTCCTACGGACTAG
- a CDS encoding response regulator, with product MNGSKEVILCVDDDPEIVSALRDLLEVHGYEVLAACDGSEAFKAFDNAVDAVILDYQMPGEDGMALAARMKESKPHVPILMFSGYDNLSSWELTSVDQFVSKSGPPSQLLAALEHLLAVRYPPFQRWFGDWKNRIHKTGLNGWGTRS from the coding sequence ATGAACGGTTCTAAGGAAGTCATCCTGTGCGTCGATGACGACCCGGAGATTGTTTCAGCTCTGCGGGACCTCCTGGAAGTCCATGGCTATGAGGTTTTGGCCGCCTGTGATGGATCGGAGGCTTTCAAGGCGTTCGACAATGCCGTGGATGCGGTGATTCTGGATTATCAAATGCCGGGCGAAGACGGGATGGCACTTGCAGCCCGGATGAAAGAGTCCAAACCGCACGTTCCCATTCTGATGTTTTCTGGGTACGACAATCTCTCCAGCTGGGAGCTGACTTCTGTGGATCAATTTGTCTCCAAGAGTGGTCCTCCCTCGCAACTCCTTGCCGCTCTCGAGCACCTGCTGGCAGTGCGGTATCCGCCCTTTCAGCGCTGGTTCGGCGACTGGAAAAACCGTATCCACAAGACCGGCCTAAACGGATGGGGGACGCGCAGCTAA
- a CDS encoding DinB family protein has translation MNETPQQYMQRIQGHLAGADPLVVLEATADRLARVVQGKSSDILHRRPSPERWSVAEIVMHLAEAELVIAYRVRIILEKNGVPIPAFDQDVWARRYRDAQIKPALEMHRGLRQANLALYRSFSPEQWEQYGMHSERGKESIRQIVNLAAGHDLNHMKQIEEILAPS, from the coding sequence GTGAACGAAACCCCGCAACAATACATGCAGCGGATTCAGGGCCATCTCGCTGGCGCCGATCCCCTGGTCGTTCTCGAAGCTACAGCCGACAGGCTCGCTAGGGTGGTACAAGGCAAAAGCAGCGACATTCTGCATCGACGCCCTTCTCCCGAGCGCTGGTCAGTTGCCGAAATCGTTATGCACCTGGCGGAAGCCGAACTGGTGATCGCTTACCGAGTCCGAATCATTCTGGAGAAGAACGGCGTGCCCATTCCGGCGTTTGATCAGGATGTGTGGGCGCGCCGATACCGCGATGCCCAGATCAAGCCTGCATTAGAAATGCACCGCGGCCTGCGGCAGGCGAACCTGGCTCTGTACAGATCGTTTTCGCCGGAACAGTGGGAGCAGTACGGGATGCATTCCGAGCGTGGCAAGGAGAGCATCCGCCAGATCGTAAACCTGGCTGCGGGCCACGATCTGAATCATATGAAACAGATTGAGGAGATTCTTGCGCCGAGCTAG
- a CDS encoding YncE family protein translates to MTQACLFSSLLLFACTAMAQDPLLLVLNKSENSLVMVDPATRKIVNKVPTGEGPHEVTVSSDGKTAFVANYGAREPGSTISVVDIAGGKELRRVDLGALRRPHGMAFGDGKVYFTAEVNKLIGRYDPAGDRVDWLLGTGQNLTHMVVLSADLTRIFTANIGSDSVTVIEKATTPPGWNEAVIPVGKGPEGIDLSPDGKELWTAHSRDGGVSIIDIGGRRVSQTLDLHTKRSNRLKFTPDGKLVLISDMEGDELLVLDAAARKEVKRLKPGHQPEGILITPDGERAYIAVAGDNAVAVVDLKTLEVIDHIPTGSGPDGMAWAQRK, encoded by the coding sequence ATGACCCAAGCTTGTCTGTTCTCTTCCCTTCTGCTGTTTGCGTGCACAGCCATGGCTCAAGATCCGTTGTTGCTGGTTCTCAACAAGAGCGAGAACTCGCTGGTGATGGTGGATCCAGCAACCCGGAAGATAGTAAACAAAGTCCCCACTGGCGAAGGTCCCCACGAAGTTACCGTATCCAGCGACGGAAAAACTGCATTTGTAGCCAATTATGGCGCCCGCGAGCCGGGCAGCACGATTTCGGTGGTGGATATTGCCGGTGGAAAGGAGCTTCGCCGAGTTGATTTAGGAGCCTTGCGCCGTCCTCACGGAATGGCCTTCGGCGATGGCAAGGTCTATTTCACCGCCGAGGTCAACAAGCTGATTGGGAGGTACGATCCGGCCGGCGATCGCGTCGATTGGCTGCTGGGCACTGGCCAGAATCTCACGCACATGGTCGTCCTGAGCGCGGATCTGACCAGAATTTTCACCGCCAACATTGGTTCCGATAGCGTGACTGTCATCGAAAAAGCAACCACCCCGCCCGGCTGGAATGAAGCCGTAATACCTGTAGGCAAAGGGCCAGAGGGAATTGACCTCTCGCCCGATGGCAAAGAGCTTTGGACGGCCCATTCCCGCGATGGAGGCGTCTCAATCATCGATATCGGCGGCCGCCGCGTTTCTCAGACTCTGGACCTGCACACCAAACGCTCGAATCGACTCAAGTTCACGCCAGATGGCAAGCTGGTGCTCATCTCGGACATGGAAGGCGACGAGCTACTGGTGCTCGACGCAGCCGCCCGCAAGGAGGTTAAGCGCCTCAAGCCAGGTCATCAGCCGGAAGGAATCCTGATCACACCAGACGGGGAGCGAGCTTATATTGCGGTTGCTGGCGACAATGCTGTGGCGGTTGTCGATCTAAAGACCCTCGAAGTCATCGACCACATCCCCACCGGGTCCGGGCCGGATGGGATGGCGTGGGCGCAAAGAAAATAG
- a CDS encoding NADH-quinone oxidoreductase subunit B family protein, which translates to MNGEDRFDNLLGSHQHAAPVNEVEWGEKPPEGIVFAQLDKLVNWVRKSSIWPMSFGLACCAIEMMSMGASRFDIARFGAEVFRPSPRQSDLMIIAGRVSWKMAPVIRRLWEQMPEPKWVISMGACATSGGVFNNYALVQGVNQVIPVDVYVPGCPPRPEQLIYAIMMLQQKIENERGSFRQALNLS; encoded by the coding sequence ATGAACGGCGAAGATCGCTTTGATAATCTTCTGGGCAGCCATCAGCATGCCGCCCCAGTGAATGAAGTTGAGTGGGGAGAGAAGCCGCCCGAGGGCATCGTTTTCGCCCAGCTCGACAAACTTGTCAATTGGGTGCGGAAGAGTTCGATCTGGCCGATGTCTTTTGGGCTCGCCTGCTGCGCCATTGAAATGATGTCGATGGGGGCGTCCCGCTTCGACATCGCTCGATTCGGCGCTGAAGTGTTTCGCCCATCCCCACGCCAGTCGGACCTGATGATCATTGCTGGCCGCGTTTCCTGGAAAATGGCCCCGGTGATTCGCCGCCTCTGGGAACAGATGCCGGAGCCCAAGTGGGTGATCTCCATGGGCGCCTGCGCTACTTCCGGCGGAGTGTTTAACAACTACGCCTTGGTCCAGGGGGTCAATCAGGTCATCCCGGTTGACGTCTACGTGCCAGGATGCCCACCCAGGCCCGAACAGTTGATCTATGCCATCATGATGTTGCAGCAGAAGATCGAAAATGAACGGGGATCTTTCCGCCAGGCTTTGAATCTGAGCTAG
- a CDS encoding VWA domain-containing protein: MGLHIVLRSALLFLGITLVFFKLAPDSFAQSTDEVPIDPPERPLASNFPNASGTGSFPARLRPLQIDVNLVLVPVTVTDAANRPVMDLELQNFSVYEQEQPQKIRYFSTEDAPISVGLIVDVSKSMSNKIDAVREAVGEFFRIANPEDDYFVITFADRPRVLADTTQSVGTIREKLASITPAGHTALLDAIYLAEAKMRSATYSRRALLIISDGGDNHSRYRAKEIRQLVQEADVEIYAIGIFDSTFKTPEEWAGKRLLTDITGATGGRCVTLDHLRELPQITADISWELRSQYVLGYRPETVSRDNQWHTIKVRVAAPEGVPLQVHAKKGYLATAR; encoded by the coding sequence GTGGGGCTTCACATCGTGCTTCGCTCAGCGCTGTTATTTCTTGGTATCACTCTGGTGTTTTTCAAACTTGCACCTGATTCCTTCGCCCAATCGACGGATGAAGTACCTATAGATCCGCCAGAGCGTCCCCTCGCATCGAATTTTCCCAATGCCTCTGGTACCGGATCTTTCCCGGCGCGTCTCAGGCCCTTGCAAATTGATGTGAATCTGGTGCTGGTGCCGGTAACTGTGACTGACGCTGCCAATCGTCCGGTCATGGATCTCGAGCTGCAAAATTTCTCGGTCTACGAGCAGGAACAGCCGCAGAAAATCCGCTATTTTTCGACCGAGGACGCGCCCATATCCGTGGGACTGATTGTCGACGTCAGCAAAAGCATGAGCAACAAGATTGACGCGGTGCGCGAGGCTGTTGGCGAGTTCTTCCGAATTGCAAATCCGGAAGACGACTATTTTGTGATCACCTTTGCCGATCGCCCCCGGGTGCTGGCAGATACAACCCAGTCCGTGGGCACGATCCGGGAAAAGCTGGCGTCGATCACTCCCGCGGGCCACACCGCGCTGCTCGACGCGATTTATCTTGCCGAGGCCAAAATGCGCTCGGCAACCTACTCGCGGCGCGCCTTGCTCATCATCTCCGATGGCGGTGACAATCACAGCCGGTATCGCGCGAAGGAGATCCGCCAACTGGTGCAGGAAGCCGACGTTGAAATCTACGCCATAGGGATTTTCGATAGCACCTTCAAGACCCCGGAAGAGTGGGCGGGGAAGCGCCTGCTAACCGATATCACCGGCGCCACCGGGGGGCGCTGCGTTACTCTCGATCACTTGCGAGAACTCCCACAGATCACAGCCGACATCAGTTGGGAGTTGCGGAGCCAATATGTTCTGGGATACCGCCCGGAGACTGTGTCGCGAGACAATCAATGGCACACCATTAAAGTCAGAGTGGCGGCGCCGGAGGGTGTTCCTCTGCAGGTCCATGCCAAGAAGGGTTACCTGGCGACTGCCCGGTAA
- a CDS encoding tetratricopeptide repeat protein: MKLLRTIAVAALISGIVAPASAQSAVTLARTLLILPFENASQAPGLEWISESFPELLGERMTSLKLYVVARQDRDSAFDRAGIPENAKLSRATLYLIAEQMDVDYVVLGNYDYDGKIFRATAQLLDMKQLHLSPELQESGTLPKMVDVEGALAWDLLEQIHPADLPAKQLFVSSFPTVRLDAFENYIRGTMATSRTEKIRYFREANRLNPNYPQAALQLGRSYYENREYESAVSWLARIPRNSPFSHEASFFLGLSAYYAGDFAHAEEAFAYLANTLPLTEIYNNLGVVQGRRGKRSELENLQKAISADPSDPDYHFNLAVAYYRIGDHANAARQLREVLNLKPSDGEARAFLDVVAPSASTLRSTVPGATATKIPLQRIKRNYDENPYRQLALEIQRAAEMRLQQTPPPAHARYHVERGQDLMNHGFPSEAEREFREAILLDPTNAAAHVGLARALEANGNSAGAASEANAAVRMQPSAEAFLVMARLNLKQNRLEAASEELSRALALEPSNPSALELKKTLDAKTAEKK, translated from the coding sequence GTGAAACTCCTGCGCACGATTGCCGTTGCGGCGCTGATCTCAGGTATCGTGGCTCCTGCTTCGGCACAATCAGCGGTTACTTTAGCGCGCACATTACTGATCCTACCTTTCGAGAATGCTTCCCAGGCACCCGGGCTGGAATGGATTTCCGAGTCCTTCCCCGAACTGCTGGGCGAGCGCATGACATCGCTGAAGCTGTATGTCGTGGCGCGCCAGGACCGGGATTCCGCCTTTGACCGGGCTGGAATTCCTGAAAACGCCAAGCTTTCTCGCGCCACCCTATATCTAATCGCCGAGCAGATGGATGTCGACTACGTTGTGCTCGGCAACTATGACTACGATGGCAAGATCTTCCGTGCCACGGCGCAGTTGCTCGATATGAAACAGTTGCATCTTTCGCCGGAGCTCCAGGAATCGGGGACGCTGCCCAAGATGGTAGATGTCGAAGGCGCTCTGGCTTGGGACTTGCTGGAGCAGATCCATCCTGCGGATCTGCCTGCGAAGCAGCTGTTTGTTTCCAGTTTTCCCACAGTTCGGCTCGATGCCTTTGAAAATTACATTCGTGGCACCATGGCTACATCCCGAACAGAGAAGATCCGGTATTTCCGTGAAGCCAACCGCCTGAACCCCAACTATCCACAAGCAGCTTTGCAACTGGGAAGAAGCTATTACGAGAACCGTGAGTATGAATCCGCGGTGTCGTGGTTGGCCCGTATTCCGCGCAACAGCCCGTTTTCGCACGAAGCCAGCTTTTTCCTGGGCTTGTCCGCATACTATGCGGGAGACTTTGCGCACGCGGAAGAAGCTTTCGCATATTTAGCCAACACATTACCTCTGACGGAAATTTATAACAATCTGGGCGTGGTACAAGGCCGCCGTGGAAAGCGTTCGGAACTGGAGAATCTGCAGAAGGCCATCAGTGCGGATCCGAGCGACCCGGATTACCACTTCAATCTGGCAGTCGCCTACTACCGCATCGGAGACCATGCCAATGCCGCCCGCCAGCTGCGTGAGGTCCTAAATTTGAAACCATCGGACGGCGAAGCGAGAGCGTTTTTGGATGTGGTTGCTCCCAGCGCCAGCACCCTGCGATCCACCGTTCCTGGAGCTACCGCCACGAAGATCCCGCTGCAGAGAATCAAGCGCAACTACGATGAGAATCCCTACCGGCAGCTGGCATTGGAAATTCAGCGGGCAGCGGAAATGCGTCTGCAACAAACCCCTCCCCCGGCGCATGCCCGATATCACGTGGAGCGCGGCCAGGACCTCATGAATCATGGCTTCCCGAGCGAAGCGGAGCGGGAATTTCGGGAAGCCATCCTGCTCGATCCCACCAACGCTGCCGCCCATGTTGGGCTGGCACGGGCACTCGAGGCAAATGGAAACTCCGCGGGTGCGGCCAGCGAAGCCAATGCTGCGGTTCGCATGCAGCCTTCGGCTGAGGCTTTCCTGGTGATGGCGCGCCTGAACCTGAAGCAGAATAGACTGGAAGCGGCCTCGGAAGAGCTCAGTCGCGCACTGGCGCTCGAACCGAGTAATCCTTCAGCGCTCGAATTGAAAAAAACCCTGGATGCGAAGACAGCAGAGAAGAAATGA
- a CDS encoding zinc-binding dehydrogenase, protein MKAIQFHEFGGPEVLRYEDIPDPVLRKDQVLIRVKACALNHLDLWIRKGLPNITLPHINGSDVAGVIEEVGEYVTGLKQGQRVLLAPMTFCNHCAACTSGQQNFCREFTVLGNGNQGGNRELMAVPPVNVIPIPDRLGFNEAASVPLVFLTAWHMLVSRAQIRPGQVVLVLGAGSGVGSAAIQIAKLFHATVIATAGGESKLTKARELGADFMVDHYKQKISDEVKKITGRQGVDIVLEHVGAATWEESMKSLKPGGTIVTCGATTGPEAKFDIRFLFVRQLSFLGSFMGTMGDLYEVLGHVFAGALKPVVDRTFPLKDAAEAHRYLESSQMFGKVVLVP, encoded by the coding sequence ATGAAAGCGATTCAATTTCACGAGTTCGGCGGTCCGGAGGTTCTGCGCTACGAAGATATTCCAGACCCCGTGTTGCGGAAAGATCAGGTTCTAATTCGCGTGAAAGCTTGCGCTTTGAATCATCTGGATTTGTGGATTCGGAAGGGCCTGCCCAACATCACGCTGCCGCATATCAACGGCAGTGACGTCGCCGGAGTGATCGAAGAAGTCGGGGAGTACGTGACCGGGCTGAAGCAAGGTCAGCGTGTGCTGCTGGCGCCTATGACGTTCTGCAACCATTGCGCAGCCTGCACTTCCGGCCAACAGAATTTTTGCCGGGAGTTTACGGTTCTGGGGAATGGCAACCAGGGCGGAAACCGGGAATTGATGGCTGTCCCACCCGTGAACGTCATACCTATTCCCGATCGCCTGGGTTTCAATGAAGCTGCCAGTGTGCCATTGGTGTTTCTGACGGCATGGCACATGCTGGTCTCGCGAGCCCAGATCCGTCCCGGTCAGGTAGTCCTGGTTTTGGGTGCAGGCTCGGGAGTGGGCTCGGCAGCTATCCAGATTGCCAAACTCTTCCACGCCACCGTCATTGCCACCGCCGGAGGCGAAAGCAAACTGACTAAGGCTCGCGAACTCGGGGCCGACTTTATGGTGGATCATTACAAGCAGAAGATCTCCGATGAGGTGAAGAAGATCACAGGCCGCCAGGGTGTGGACATTGTGCTTGAGCATGTAGGCGCCGCAACCTGGGAAGAAAGCATGAAGTCGCTTAAGCCCGGTGGCACGATCGTGACCTGCGGTGCCACCACCGGACCAGAGGCCAAATTCGACATTCGTTTTCTGTTTGTCCGCCAACTGTCTTTTCTAGGCTCGTTCATGGGAACCATGGGAGATCTCTACGAGGTTTTGGGGCACGTGTTCGCTGGGGCACTCAAACCCGTCGTGGATCGAACCTTTCCGCTGAAGGATGCCGCCGAGGCACATCGATATCTGGAGAGCAGTCAGATGTTCGGCAAAGTCGTGCTGGTACCCTGA
- a CDS encoding serine hydrolase yields MAYFRLLTTAYAICAFTVLVQGQEPGNWVKATAVDSGLSEAKLQAMSAAVRSEQFKKIGSILIARRGKLAYEDYVDGDANTLRDTRSATKSITDILVGIAIQDRKLSGVDAKVLSLLPDRARRLQNPDPRKAAITVEDFLTMSSPLECDDWNDASRGNEERMYLVEDWAQFILDLPIRGRMHLGEQVEPPPYGRYFSYCTGGVFALSEILQKTTGMGTDRYAQQKLFAPLGITNVQWVYSPLNIPQTGGGLRLTSRDLLKIGQLYLNSGRWQGKQIVNEEWVRNSIRPHARIDETTEYGYLWWIKSFKSGGKSYPAFFMSGNGGNKIVVVPQLDLVAVLTSTNYNTRGMHEQTEKLLTDYILASVEQ; encoded by the coding sequence TTGGCATATTTCCGCCTGTTGACAACCGCATATGCGATCTGCGCCTTTACAGTGCTCGTTCAAGGACAAGAGCCGGGCAATTGGGTAAAGGCCACCGCCGTGGATAGCGGACTCTCGGAAGCAAAACTTCAGGCAATGAGCGCCGCTGTCCGTTCCGAACAGTTCAAGAAGATAGGAAGCATTCTGATCGCACGGCGTGGGAAGCTCGCCTACGAGGATTATGTCGACGGCGATGCAAATACCCTGCGTGACACGCGGTCTGCGACCAAAAGCATTACTGACATACTGGTCGGCATCGCCATCCAGGACCGGAAGTTGAGTGGCGTTGATGCTAAGGTGCTGTCGCTGCTGCCCGATCGTGCGCGCCGGTTGCAGAATCCCGATCCGCGCAAAGCCGCGATCACGGTGGAGGACTTCCTCACCATGAGCTCTCCTCTCGAGTGCGATGACTGGAACGATGCATCCCGGGGTAATGAAGAGCGCATGTATCTGGTGGAAGACTGGGCGCAATTCATTCTGGACTTGCCGATTCGTGGACGCATGCACTTAGGCGAGCAAGTGGAACCGCCTCCTTATGGGCGCTATTTCAGCTATTGCACCGGCGGGGTGTTCGCGCTGAGCGAAATTCTGCAGAAAACCACCGGAATGGGCACGGATCGCTATGCTCAGCAGAAGTTGTTTGCACCTCTGGGGATCACGAATGTGCAATGGGTATACTCGCCGCTCAACATCCCCCAAACCGGAGGCGGTTTGCGCCTGACCAGCCGCGACCTGCTGAAAATCGGGCAACTGTATCTGAACAGCGGACGCTGGCAGGGGAAACAGATCGTAAATGAGGAGTGGGTACGAAATTCCATCCGCCCTCACGCTCGCATCGATGAAACAACGGAATATGGTTATCTTTGGTGGATCAAGTCATTTAAATCGGGTGGGAAGAGCTATCCGGCATTCTTCATGTCGGGGAATGGCGGAAACAAGATTGTGGTGGTGCCTCAACTCGATCTGGTTGCAGTGCTCACGAGCACCAACTACAACACGCGCGGCATGCACGAGCAGACAGAAAAGCTGCTGACCGATTACATTTTGGCGTCGGTCGAGCAGTGA